The following are from one region of the Maribacter aquivivus genome:
- a CDS encoding tetratricopeptide repeat protein: protein MKLIQLLIVMILVSSCGTKNQDAIAHKKDYDKFLVSNEIKTTSKYFDLWNSKIRPDSMQLTSFGVVGGEYNRYFQQTGDIEFLKKAEKSLKKAVDIANIGKPGFYRSLARNYISQHRFKEALQLADAVAAIGGDKNETQSLYFDVHMELGNYPLAEKYLDSLKNMSDFGYMIRLAKWNDYKGDLDTTISFMEKARTKAELAKNKDLMLWSYTNLGDYYGHAGRIEDSYQQYLKALEIDNNNAYAKKGIAWVVFSNDKNSEEAIRILDSVTKTYNAPDYFLLKAEIADYIDDDLVRTKNLDEYFTRVKNTAYGDMYNAYNLGLYIGETKQYDSALLLAQREVANRPTPESYSWLGYSLLKNGNKEKAMEIMNTYVYGKTFEPALLYQAAEVYKANGEEERVKELKGELIGAIYELGPGMEKQVHDL from the coding sequence ATGAAATTAATACAGCTTTTAATAGTAATGATACTGGTGTCATCATGTGGTACCAAAAATCAGGACGCAATTGCACATAAAAAAGATTACGATAAGTTTTTAGTCTCTAACGAGATTAAAACAACATCAAAGTATTTTGACCTTTGGAATTCTAAAATAAGACCAGACAGCATGCAACTTACCAGTTTTGGTGTGGTAGGTGGGGAGTACAACAGATACTTTCAGCAAACGGGAGATATTGAATTTTTAAAGAAGGCAGAAAAGAGTTTAAAAAAGGCAGTTGATATTGCAAACATTGGGAAGCCCGGTTTTTACAGATCACTAGCTAGAAATTATATTTCTCAACATCGCTTTAAAGAAGCATTACAATTAGCAGATGCTGTGGCGGCAATTGGCGGAGATAAGAATGAGACCCAAAGCTTGTACTTTGATGTTCATATGGAATTGGGTAATTACCCATTGGCAGAGAAGTATTTAGATAGCTTAAAAAACATGTCAGATTTCGGTTATATGATTCGTTTGGCAAAATGGAACGATTATAAAGGCGATTTAGATACGACCATAAGTTTTATGGAAAAGGCTAGAACCAAAGCTGAGTTGGCAAAGAATAAAGACTTAATGCTGTGGAGCTATACGAATTTAGGAGACTATTATGGTCATGCAGGTAGAATTGAAGATTCGTACCAGCAATATTTAAAAGCGTTAGAAATTGACAATAATAATGCATATGCTAAAAAGGGAATCGCATGGGTCGTTTTTTCGAACGATAAAAATTCTGAAGAGGCAATCCGAATTTTAGACTCGGTTACCAAAACCTATAATGCTCCAGATTATTTTCTATTGAAAGCAGAAATAGCTGATTATATAGATGATGACTTAGTGCGTACCAAGAATTTAGATGAGTACTTTACAAGGGTAAAAAACACCGCTTACGGCGATATGTACAATGCATATAACCTTGGGTTGTATATAGGTGAAACCAAACAATATGATAGTGCTTTATTACTAGCACAGCGAGAAGTAGCTAATAGACCTACGCCAGAATCGTATAGCTGGTTAGGATACAGTCTACTTAAAAACGGAAATAAAGAGAAGGCTATGGAAATTATGAACACCTACGTATATGGTAAAACATTTGAACCGGCTTTACTATACCAAGCAGCTGAAGTTTATAAAGCTAACGGAGAAGAAGAGAGAGTTAAAGAACTAAAAGGAGAATTAATAGGGGCTATTTATGAATTAGGTCCCGGTATGGAAAAGCAAGTGCATGATTTGTAA